From the genome of Monomorium pharaonis isolate MP-MQ-018 chromosome 2, ASM1337386v2, whole genome shotgun sequence, one region includes:
- the LOC105836965 gene encoding nuclear hormone receptor FTZ-F1 beta isoform X3 has translation MTVLISTDFSNLLRKGVCKYLGGQNGVTVSVVSTSVLGCGNANAVPTSGICTNTGPHSIGIGIGGILAANAADIDDPEDSDGEISKIDFRGVNLRSKKKRDVSGNQNGDKIGDGDANGDGGGCCDDNSQQQPERPMSWEGELSDQEMSSNTITNQDHNEEMSMEGVQVCSTSPGPMEQKFPIKSEPDFRSSPGFAIGSFHDGSLPMTHSQQLQQQQQQQRGIENLEQTQQSDLPLLVGKLLGGYNNSTPNHSPVLNPRHHLTKHSHTRSQVPSPDSAIHSAYSVFSSPTQSPHAARHSALGAGSPIPSSSLSLSRHSFNNSTSSLSLSLSHSLSRNNSDASSSCYSYGSLSPPTHSPVQQPRHPHSHSQHHQVAQGSPLHLPASSAVAAHHYSSSSVPGSELSPDGHPVAEDQEDCRIPSAPSGISTRQQLINSPCPICGDKISGFHYGIFSCESCKGFFKRTVQNRKNYVCLRGAGCPVTVATRKKCPACRFDKCLNMGMKLEAIREDRTRGGRSTYQCTYTLPANLVGSPAGGMTGEKLTTAGNCSPAPAGSEHHYSIRYHSNHSHKMQVVPQLLQDIMDVEHLWYYNDNDRMSGSGGIFGSARNTGGDSMLGGLGSGPAASGTAVGIGAGNNGGVVECSSNDSSNVDTNSRRETASPANSTLTGASDQHSTNGNTTNNSNSQIVNNSNGNSAQHPDFLSNLCNIADHRLYKIVKWCKSLPLFKNISIDDQICLLINSWCELLLFSCCFRSMSTPGEIRVSLGKSITLEQARQLGLATCIERMLAFTDNLRRLRVDRYEYVAMKVIVLLTSDTSELKEPEKVRASQEKALQALQQYTIARYPELPAKFGELLLRIPDLQRTCQAGKELLSAKRAEGEGSSFNLLMELLRGDH, from the exons ATGACGGTATTAATCTCGACG gaCTTCTCTAATTTGTTac GCAAAGGGGTATGTAAATATCTCGGAGGACAGAATGGCGTGACGGTGTCGGTGGTATCGACCTCGGTACTGGGATGTGGAAATGCGAATGCCGTTCCGACGAGTGGAATCTGCACGAATACGGGGCCGCATAGTATCGGTATCGGAATCGGCGGCATCCTCGCCGCGAACGCGGCGGACATCGACGATCCCGAGGACAGCGACGGCGAGATCAGCAAGATCGACTTTAGAGGTGTCAATCTACGTTCGAAGAAGAAACGCGACGTATCGGGTAATCAGAATGGCGACAAGATCGGTGACGGCGATGCAAACGGCGACGGCGGGGGATGCTGCGATGACAATTCGCAACAGCAACCCGAGAGGCCTATGTCGTGGGAGGGTGAACTGTCGGATCAAGAAATGTCTTCCAATACAATTACTAATCAG GACCACAACGAGGAAATGTCTATGGAAGGAGTTCAAGTGTGCAGTACGAGTCCAGGGCCCATGGAACAGAAGTTCCCTATTAAATCGGAGCCGGATTTTCGATCTAGCCCAGGTTTCGCAATAGGATCCTTTCACGACGGTAGCTTGCCTATGACGCACAGTCAACAACttcagcaacagcagcagcagcaacgtGGTATCGAAAACCTTGAACAGACTCAGCAGAGTGATCTACCGCTTCTCGTAGGCAAGCTTCTCGGCGGATACAACAACTCAACACCTAATCACAGTCCTGTTCTCAATCCGCGGCATCATCTAACTAAACACAGTCATACTAGATCGCAG GTGCCGTCACCAGATTCCGCCATTCATTCTGCGTACAGCGTCTTCAGTTCACCGACACAGAGTCCCCATGCGGCACGGCATTCCGCCCTAGGAGCGGGTAGTCCGATACCCTCTTCGTCGTTGTCCCTCTCTCGACACAGCTTCAACAACTCAACTTCCTCGTTATCTTTATCGCTGTCGCATTCGCTTTCAAGGAACAATTCTGACGCTTCCAGTAGCTGCTACAGTTACGGCTCGCTTAGCCCGCCTACGCATTCACCCGTCCAGCAACCAAGACATCCGCATTCGCACTCGCAACATCATCAAGTTGCGCAAGGTAGTCCGCTGCATCTACCAGCCTCGTCCGCAGTTGCCGCACATCATTACTCGTCCTCTTCCGTACCAGGCTCGGAACTGTCGCCGGACGGCCATCCCGTTGCGGAGGATCAAGAAGACTGTAGGATACCCTCGGCGCCGTCGGGTATCTCTACCAGGCAACAACTGATAAATAGTCCTTGCCCGATTTGCGGTGATAAGATAAGCGGCTTCCATTATGGTATCTTTTCGTGTGAATCGTGCAAGGGATTCTTCAAGCGCACCGTCCAGAATCGTAAGAACTATGTGTGCCTTAGAGGAGCAGGTTGTCCGGTCACTGTGGCCACGAGAAAAAAGTGCCCGGCCTGTCGCTTTGATAAGTGCCTCAACATGGGTATGAAACTTGAGGCGATCAGGGAGGATCGTACTAGAGGCGGTAGAAGCACTTATCAGTGTACCTATACTCTACCAGCGAATCTCGTTGGTAGTCCTGCTGGCGGTATGACTGGTGAAAAACTGACAACAGCGGGCAATTGTAGCCCAGCACCAGCTGGTAGCGAGCACCATTATTCCATTAGATATCATTCGAATCATTCTCACAAGATGCAAGTAGTACCTCAACTTTTGCAAGACATTATGGATGTGGAACATCTCTGGTACTATAATGACAATGATCGGATGAGCGGCAGTGGAGGAATATTTGGAAGTGCAAGGAATACCGGTGGTGATAGTATGCTCGGTGGACTCGGAAGTGGCCCGGCGGCCAGCGGAACTGCGGTTGGCATTGGCGCAGGAAACAACGGAGGTGTAGTGGAATGTTCGTCGAATGACTCTAGCAATGTCGATACTAATAGCAGAAGGGAGACGGCGAGCCCAGCCAATTCAACTTTAACGGGGGCATCCGATCAACATTCCACTAATGGCAATACTACCAATAATAGTAATTCTCAAATTGTCAATAATTCCAATGGCAATTCAGCGCAGCATCCGGActttttatctaatttgtGCAACATTGCGGATCATCGGCTTTATAAGATCGTCAAGTGGTGCAAGAGTTtgccattatttaaaaatatctcgaTCGACGATCAAATTTGTTTGTTGATCAACTCTTGGTGCGAACTACTACTTTTCTCCTGCTGTTTTCGCAGCATGAGCACTCCCGGTGAGATAAGAGTGTCTCTTGGCAAGTCGATTACTTTGGAACAAGCGAGACAGCTTGGTTTAGCGACTTGCATCGAGAGGATGCTCGCTTTTACCGATAATCTGCGAAGGCTGAGAGTAGATCGATACGAATATGTTGCAATGAAG gtaATCGTGCTGTTAACGTCTGATACAAGTGAATTAAAAGAGCCTGAAAAGGTCAGAGCCTCTCAAGAAAAGGCCCTTCAAGCACTGCAGCAGTACACAATCGCGAGGTATCCAGAATTACCCGCCAAATTTGGTGAATTATTATTGAGAATTCCAGATTTGCAAAGAACATGTCAAGCAGGAAAAGAATTGCTCAGTGCAAAACGTGCTGAGGGGGAAGGCAGCTCGTTTAACCTTTTAATGGAATTGTTGAGAGGAGATCACTGA
- the LOC105836965 gene encoding nuclear hormone receptor FTZ-F1 beta isoform X1, protein MSEQNGPSEGPGPGPGSDSTWWPNAQSWKSSATASSSTPTSATGSASVSVSCSASSSSSTSSSTSTNSSATCCPSSCIGVSCTMSPSRSTETGKNVSVTTINVPPNQEMHDGINLDGKGVCKYLGGQNGVTVSVVSTSVLGCGNANAVPTSGICTNTGPHSIGIGIGGILAANAADIDDPEDSDGEISKIDFRGVNLRSKKKRDVSGNQNGDKIGDGDANGDGGGCCDDNSQQQPERPMSWEGELSDQEMSSNTITNQDHNEEMSMEGVQVCSTSPGPMEQKFPIKSEPDFRSSPGFAIGSFHDGSLPMTHSQQLQQQQQQQRGIENLEQTQQSDLPLLVGKLLGGYNNSTPNHSPVLNPRHHLTKHSHTRSQVPSPDSAIHSAYSVFSSPTQSPHAARHSALGAGSPIPSSSLSLSRHSFNNSTSSLSLSLSHSLSRNNSDASSSCYSYGSLSPPTHSPVQQPRHPHSHSQHHQVAQGSPLHLPASSAVAAHHYSSSSVPGSELSPDGHPVAEDQEDCRIPSAPSGISTRQQLINSPCPICGDKISGFHYGIFSCESCKGFFKRTVQNRKNYVCLRGAGCPVTVATRKKCPACRFDKCLNMGMKLEAIREDRTRGGRSTYQCTYTLPANLVGSPAGGMTGEKLTTAGNCSPAPAGSEHHYSIRYHSNHSHKMQVVPQLLQDIMDVEHLWYYNDNDRMSGSGGIFGSARNTGGDSMLGGLGSGPAASGTAVGIGAGNNGGVVECSSNDSSNVDTNSRRETASPANSTLTGASDQHSTNGNTTNNSNSQIVNNSNGNSAQHPDFLSNLCNIADHRLYKIVKWCKSLPLFKNISIDDQICLLINSWCELLLFSCCFRSMSTPGEIRVSLGKSITLEQARQLGLATCIERMLAFTDNLRRLRVDRYEYVAMKVIVLLTSDTSELKEPEKVRASQEKALQALQQYTIARYPELPAKFGELLLRIPDLQRTCQAGKELLSAKRAEGEGSSFNLLMELLRGDH, encoded by the exons ATGTCGGAGCAAAACGGGCCCAGCGAGGGCCCAGGGCCAGGGCCCGGTTCGGATTCAACCTGGTGGCCGAACGCGCAGTCTTGGAAATCGTCAGCGACCGCCTCGTCGTCGACTCCCACTTCGGCGACGGGTTCAGCGTCCGTCTCTGTCTCCTGCTCCGCGTCCAGCTCGTCCTCGACGAGTTCCTCCACCTCGACCAACTCGTCCGCGACTTGTTGCCCCTCGTCCTGCATCGGCGTGTCCTGCACGATGAGCCCGAGTCGTTCCACGGAAACGGGGAAAAACGTGTCCGTCACCACTATTAACGTACCGCCGAACCAAGAAATGCATGACGGTATTAATCTCGACG GCAAAGGGGTATGTAAATATCTCGGAGGACAGAATGGCGTGACGGTGTCGGTGGTATCGACCTCGGTACTGGGATGTGGAAATGCGAATGCCGTTCCGACGAGTGGAATCTGCACGAATACGGGGCCGCATAGTATCGGTATCGGAATCGGCGGCATCCTCGCCGCGAACGCGGCGGACATCGACGATCCCGAGGACAGCGACGGCGAGATCAGCAAGATCGACTTTAGAGGTGTCAATCTACGTTCGAAGAAGAAACGCGACGTATCGGGTAATCAGAATGGCGACAAGATCGGTGACGGCGATGCAAACGGCGACGGCGGGGGATGCTGCGATGACAATTCGCAACAGCAACCCGAGAGGCCTATGTCGTGGGAGGGTGAACTGTCGGATCAAGAAATGTCTTCCAATACAATTACTAATCAG GACCACAACGAGGAAATGTCTATGGAAGGAGTTCAAGTGTGCAGTACGAGTCCAGGGCCCATGGAACAGAAGTTCCCTATTAAATCGGAGCCGGATTTTCGATCTAGCCCAGGTTTCGCAATAGGATCCTTTCACGACGGTAGCTTGCCTATGACGCACAGTCAACAACttcagcaacagcagcagcagcaacgtGGTATCGAAAACCTTGAACAGACTCAGCAGAGTGATCTACCGCTTCTCGTAGGCAAGCTTCTCGGCGGATACAACAACTCAACACCTAATCACAGTCCTGTTCTCAATCCGCGGCATCATCTAACTAAACACAGTCATACTAGATCGCAG GTGCCGTCACCAGATTCCGCCATTCATTCTGCGTACAGCGTCTTCAGTTCACCGACACAGAGTCCCCATGCGGCACGGCATTCCGCCCTAGGAGCGGGTAGTCCGATACCCTCTTCGTCGTTGTCCCTCTCTCGACACAGCTTCAACAACTCAACTTCCTCGTTATCTTTATCGCTGTCGCATTCGCTTTCAAGGAACAATTCTGACGCTTCCAGTAGCTGCTACAGTTACGGCTCGCTTAGCCCGCCTACGCATTCACCCGTCCAGCAACCAAGACATCCGCATTCGCACTCGCAACATCATCAAGTTGCGCAAGGTAGTCCGCTGCATCTACCAGCCTCGTCCGCAGTTGCCGCACATCATTACTCGTCCTCTTCCGTACCAGGCTCGGAACTGTCGCCGGACGGCCATCCCGTTGCGGAGGATCAAGAAGACTGTAGGATACCCTCGGCGCCGTCGGGTATCTCTACCAGGCAACAACTGATAAATAGTCCTTGCCCGATTTGCGGTGATAAGATAAGCGGCTTCCATTATGGTATCTTTTCGTGTGAATCGTGCAAGGGATTCTTCAAGCGCACCGTCCAGAATCGTAAGAACTATGTGTGCCTTAGAGGAGCAGGTTGTCCGGTCACTGTGGCCACGAGAAAAAAGTGCCCGGCCTGTCGCTTTGATAAGTGCCTCAACATGGGTATGAAACTTGAGGCGATCAGGGAGGATCGTACTAGAGGCGGTAGAAGCACTTATCAGTGTACCTATACTCTACCAGCGAATCTCGTTGGTAGTCCTGCTGGCGGTATGACTGGTGAAAAACTGACAACAGCGGGCAATTGTAGCCCAGCACCAGCTGGTAGCGAGCACCATTATTCCATTAGATATCATTCGAATCATTCTCACAAGATGCAAGTAGTACCTCAACTTTTGCAAGACATTATGGATGTGGAACATCTCTGGTACTATAATGACAATGATCGGATGAGCGGCAGTGGAGGAATATTTGGAAGTGCAAGGAATACCGGTGGTGATAGTATGCTCGGTGGACTCGGAAGTGGCCCGGCGGCCAGCGGAACTGCGGTTGGCATTGGCGCAGGAAACAACGGAGGTGTAGTGGAATGTTCGTCGAATGACTCTAGCAATGTCGATACTAATAGCAGAAGGGAGACGGCGAGCCCAGCCAATTCAACTTTAACGGGGGCATCCGATCAACATTCCACTAATGGCAATACTACCAATAATAGTAATTCTCAAATTGTCAATAATTCCAATGGCAATTCAGCGCAGCATCCGGActttttatctaatttgtGCAACATTGCGGATCATCGGCTTTATAAGATCGTCAAGTGGTGCAAGAGTTtgccattatttaaaaatatctcgaTCGACGATCAAATTTGTTTGTTGATCAACTCTTGGTGCGAACTACTACTTTTCTCCTGCTGTTTTCGCAGCATGAGCACTCCCGGTGAGATAAGAGTGTCTCTTGGCAAGTCGATTACTTTGGAACAAGCGAGACAGCTTGGTTTAGCGACTTGCATCGAGAGGATGCTCGCTTTTACCGATAATCTGCGAAGGCTGAGAGTAGATCGATACGAATATGTTGCAATGAAG gtaATCGTGCTGTTAACGTCTGATACAAGTGAATTAAAAGAGCCTGAAAAGGTCAGAGCCTCTCAAGAAAAGGCCCTTCAAGCACTGCAGCAGTACACAATCGCGAGGTATCCAGAATTACCCGCCAAATTTGGTGAATTATTATTGAGAATTCCAGATTTGCAAAGAACATGTCAAGCAGGAAAAGAATTGCTCAGTGCAAAACGTGCTGAGGGGGAAGGCAGCTCGTTTAACCTTTTAATGGAATTGTTGAGAGGAGATCACTGA
- the LOC105836965 gene encoding nuclear hormone receptor FTZ-F1 beta isoform X2 yields the protein MSEQNGPSEGPGPGPGSDSTWWPNAQSWKSSATASSSTPTSATGSASVSVSCSASSSSSTSSSTSTNSSATCCPSSCIGVSCTMSPSRSTETGKNVSVTTINVPPNQEMHDGKGVCKYLGGQNGVTVSVVSTSVLGCGNANAVPTSGICTNTGPHSIGIGIGGILAANAADIDDPEDSDGEISKIDFRGVNLRSKKKRDVSGNQNGDKIGDGDANGDGGGCCDDNSQQQPERPMSWEGELSDQEMSSNTITNQDHNEEMSMEGVQVCSTSPGPMEQKFPIKSEPDFRSSPGFAIGSFHDGSLPMTHSQQLQQQQQQQRGIENLEQTQQSDLPLLVGKLLGGYNNSTPNHSPVLNPRHHLTKHSHTRSQVPSPDSAIHSAYSVFSSPTQSPHAARHSALGAGSPIPSSSLSLSRHSFNNSTSSLSLSLSHSLSRNNSDASSSCYSYGSLSPPTHSPVQQPRHPHSHSQHHQVAQGSPLHLPASSAVAAHHYSSSSVPGSELSPDGHPVAEDQEDCRIPSAPSGISTRQQLINSPCPICGDKISGFHYGIFSCESCKGFFKRTVQNRKNYVCLRGAGCPVTVATRKKCPACRFDKCLNMGMKLEAIREDRTRGGRSTYQCTYTLPANLVGSPAGGMTGEKLTTAGNCSPAPAGSEHHYSIRYHSNHSHKMQVVPQLLQDIMDVEHLWYYNDNDRMSGSGGIFGSARNTGGDSMLGGLGSGPAASGTAVGIGAGNNGGVVECSSNDSSNVDTNSRRETASPANSTLTGASDQHSTNGNTTNNSNSQIVNNSNGNSAQHPDFLSNLCNIADHRLYKIVKWCKSLPLFKNISIDDQICLLINSWCELLLFSCCFRSMSTPGEIRVSLGKSITLEQARQLGLATCIERMLAFTDNLRRLRVDRYEYVAMKVIVLLTSDTSELKEPEKVRASQEKALQALQQYTIARYPELPAKFGELLLRIPDLQRTCQAGKELLSAKRAEGEGSSFNLLMELLRGDH from the exons ATGTCGGAGCAAAACGGGCCCAGCGAGGGCCCAGGGCCAGGGCCCGGTTCGGATTCAACCTGGTGGCCGAACGCGCAGTCTTGGAAATCGTCAGCGACCGCCTCGTCGTCGACTCCCACTTCGGCGACGGGTTCAGCGTCCGTCTCTGTCTCCTGCTCCGCGTCCAGCTCGTCCTCGACGAGTTCCTCCACCTCGACCAACTCGTCCGCGACTTGTTGCCCCTCGTCCTGCATCGGCGTGTCCTGCACGATGAGCCCGAGTCGTTCCACGGAAACGGGGAAAAACGTGTCCGTCACCACTATTAACGTACCGCCGAACCAAGAAATGCATGACG GCAAAGGGGTATGTAAATATCTCGGAGGACAGAATGGCGTGACGGTGTCGGTGGTATCGACCTCGGTACTGGGATGTGGAAATGCGAATGCCGTTCCGACGAGTGGAATCTGCACGAATACGGGGCCGCATAGTATCGGTATCGGAATCGGCGGCATCCTCGCCGCGAACGCGGCGGACATCGACGATCCCGAGGACAGCGACGGCGAGATCAGCAAGATCGACTTTAGAGGTGTCAATCTACGTTCGAAGAAGAAACGCGACGTATCGGGTAATCAGAATGGCGACAAGATCGGTGACGGCGATGCAAACGGCGACGGCGGGGGATGCTGCGATGACAATTCGCAACAGCAACCCGAGAGGCCTATGTCGTGGGAGGGTGAACTGTCGGATCAAGAAATGTCTTCCAATACAATTACTAATCAG GACCACAACGAGGAAATGTCTATGGAAGGAGTTCAAGTGTGCAGTACGAGTCCAGGGCCCATGGAACAGAAGTTCCCTATTAAATCGGAGCCGGATTTTCGATCTAGCCCAGGTTTCGCAATAGGATCCTTTCACGACGGTAGCTTGCCTATGACGCACAGTCAACAACttcagcaacagcagcagcagcaacgtGGTATCGAAAACCTTGAACAGACTCAGCAGAGTGATCTACCGCTTCTCGTAGGCAAGCTTCTCGGCGGATACAACAACTCAACACCTAATCACAGTCCTGTTCTCAATCCGCGGCATCATCTAACTAAACACAGTCATACTAGATCGCAG GTGCCGTCACCAGATTCCGCCATTCATTCTGCGTACAGCGTCTTCAGTTCACCGACACAGAGTCCCCATGCGGCACGGCATTCCGCCCTAGGAGCGGGTAGTCCGATACCCTCTTCGTCGTTGTCCCTCTCTCGACACAGCTTCAACAACTCAACTTCCTCGTTATCTTTATCGCTGTCGCATTCGCTTTCAAGGAACAATTCTGACGCTTCCAGTAGCTGCTACAGTTACGGCTCGCTTAGCCCGCCTACGCATTCACCCGTCCAGCAACCAAGACATCCGCATTCGCACTCGCAACATCATCAAGTTGCGCAAGGTAGTCCGCTGCATCTACCAGCCTCGTCCGCAGTTGCCGCACATCATTACTCGTCCTCTTCCGTACCAGGCTCGGAACTGTCGCCGGACGGCCATCCCGTTGCGGAGGATCAAGAAGACTGTAGGATACCCTCGGCGCCGTCGGGTATCTCTACCAGGCAACAACTGATAAATAGTCCTTGCCCGATTTGCGGTGATAAGATAAGCGGCTTCCATTATGGTATCTTTTCGTGTGAATCGTGCAAGGGATTCTTCAAGCGCACCGTCCAGAATCGTAAGAACTATGTGTGCCTTAGAGGAGCAGGTTGTCCGGTCACTGTGGCCACGAGAAAAAAGTGCCCGGCCTGTCGCTTTGATAAGTGCCTCAACATGGGTATGAAACTTGAGGCGATCAGGGAGGATCGTACTAGAGGCGGTAGAAGCACTTATCAGTGTACCTATACTCTACCAGCGAATCTCGTTGGTAGTCCTGCTGGCGGTATGACTGGTGAAAAACTGACAACAGCGGGCAATTGTAGCCCAGCACCAGCTGGTAGCGAGCACCATTATTCCATTAGATATCATTCGAATCATTCTCACAAGATGCAAGTAGTACCTCAACTTTTGCAAGACATTATGGATGTGGAACATCTCTGGTACTATAATGACAATGATCGGATGAGCGGCAGTGGAGGAATATTTGGAAGTGCAAGGAATACCGGTGGTGATAGTATGCTCGGTGGACTCGGAAGTGGCCCGGCGGCCAGCGGAACTGCGGTTGGCATTGGCGCAGGAAACAACGGAGGTGTAGTGGAATGTTCGTCGAATGACTCTAGCAATGTCGATACTAATAGCAGAAGGGAGACGGCGAGCCCAGCCAATTCAACTTTAACGGGGGCATCCGATCAACATTCCACTAATGGCAATACTACCAATAATAGTAATTCTCAAATTGTCAATAATTCCAATGGCAATTCAGCGCAGCATCCGGActttttatctaatttgtGCAACATTGCGGATCATCGGCTTTATAAGATCGTCAAGTGGTGCAAGAGTTtgccattatttaaaaatatctcgaTCGACGATCAAATTTGTTTGTTGATCAACTCTTGGTGCGAACTACTACTTTTCTCCTGCTGTTTTCGCAGCATGAGCACTCCCGGTGAGATAAGAGTGTCTCTTGGCAAGTCGATTACTTTGGAACAAGCGAGACAGCTTGGTTTAGCGACTTGCATCGAGAGGATGCTCGCTTTTACCGATAATCTGCGAAGGCTGAGAGTAGATCGATACGAATATGTTGCAATGAAG gtaATCGTGCTGTTAACGTCTGATACAAGTGAATTAAAAGAGCCTGAAAAGGTCAGAGCCTCTCAAGAAAAGGCCCTTCAAGCACTGCAGCAGTACACAATCGCGAGGTATCCAGAATTACCCGCCAAATTTGGTGAATTATTATTGAGAATTCCAGATTTGCAAAGAACATGTCAAGCAGGAAAAGAATTGCTCAGTGCAAAACGTGCTGAGGGGGAAGGCAGCTCGTTTAACCTTTTAATGGAATTGTTGAGAGGAGATCACTGA